From the genome of Leptospira koniambonensis:
ATGGAAGATGCATGTATCATATCGATCCGAGATGAAGGCTCAGGAATGGACGCAGGAGTATTAGAAAGATTATTCGAACCATTTTTTACCACTAAACAATCCGGAAAAGGGACAGGTCTAGGAATGCCGATGGTTTACGGATTTGTAAAACAATCCAATGGGATGGTCCATGTGCATAGTGAGATCGGTAAGGGCACCTGTATTGAGATTTTCCTTCCCTTGAGTAGAAGTCCTGAAATTATCACTGAGAACCGAAATGAAAAAATTTTGGTATTAGAAAGAAATTTAAAGGGCCAAACCTACTTAGCTGCTCTATTAAAGAGATTAGGTTTTGAAATATTCCCTGTTTATAATCTGCAAGAAGCGAAAACTGTTTTAGAAAATTATCCAGAAATGTATGCGATGTTTGCAGAAGAAGAAATTTCGACTGAAAACTCTGGTTGGGAGAAATTCAAAAATAAAGATCGGATCATCGTAATTTCAGAATGGAATTCCAATACGGATTTTGACCCTTCTGTAAAAGTGCTTAAGAGGCCTTATACCTGGACTAAGTTGAAAAAATTACTTGGATAAAAATTTATCTGGATCTGTTCGAGAAAAAAGTTAATTTAAAGAAAATATAAAGTATTTTCACCCCTGCCTTAAAACTCCCGATCAAATTTCCGCTGATCTTAGATTTTCCACCTTTTCTTTTTCCATAATGAACAGGGATTTCCTGGATCTTGAATTTATTACGGATCGCCTTGATCTGCATTTCAAGGTTCCATCCCCAAGTAGGATCTTGTAGATCTAGATCCAGTAAAGATTGCCATCTTAAAACACGAAATGGTCCAAGATCAGTAAATTTTACTCCATAAAATATGCGGATCAAAAAGCAAGAAAGCCAATTGCCGAATATCTGTAAGAAGGACAAGGAACCTGGCTCTGCATTTCCTAAAGTTCTGGAACCGATCACAAAATTTGTGTTTGGATCTTTGGAGAATGCAGAGAATAGATCTTTTAGATTGTTGAGATCATCTGAACCATCTGCATCCATGAACACTATGAATTCGGGAGAAATTTTTCTTTCTTGAAGATAATGGATCCCAGCTAAACAGGCAGCACCATAACCTCTTTTTGGTTCTTGGACTAGAACCACTCCTGCATCGATTGCAATTTGAGGAGTTAAATCCTTGGATCCATTGTCTAAGATCAGAATTTGTCTAGGCAAGATCCCAAATCCAAAGAGAGAATCCAAAACTTTAGGTAAGGATTCTTCTTCGTTTAGGGCAGGGATCAAAAATCTAGAATTTGCCCAGGGAGCAGTCGACAAATGGATTATTCTCCTCTTCTATTTTTAGAGATCCTGAATAGTTCTTCAGGAGAATAGATCTTAGTCTTTCCAGAGTTCAGATCAATATCTTCTTTATGGACTATACTGGAAAAAGGATAAAAATTTTCTATCTCGGATATCTTTTTGCGAATATCTAAGTGAACATTTTCACTATTCTTTCTCATATGTTCTGCATTCGATTCTTTCAGTCTAGTATGATAAATTTCGAATACGATTTTAGACGCACCTTTTTCAATTCCAGTAAATTGGTCCTTCCAAACCTTGGTTTCTCCAGGAAGAATACGAGTATCTGCAACAAGTCTTGCCTTAGGATACCATTCCCACTCTTGTCCGAACTTGATCTCTTTGGCCGCCAAAGATTTACCTTTTGGATCCAATACGGAAATTTTCAGAAGTATAAACCTTTCAGGATCTCCTGTTGGAATATTATGAGCAGCTTTTTCATTCGTTAAAGAAACTAAATATTCTAGATCGTTTCCATTTTTCTTTAATTGGAGAGGTGCGATTTTTAAACCAGTCCTATATCCTCCAGGGATCTGTTTCTCATAGAGTTCGAATTTTTTAGGAACTCCTCCTCCGATAAAAGAATGTTTATGAGAAGTCCTGATTGGAGTGTTTAATTCTGGTTTTACTAGTTTACGTTGTAATTCTCCCATATGACAGGAACCACAGGCGATTTTTCCGTGTGAGTTCCCTTTTTGTTCCAACTCATTCCCTGTTTTGAAAGCGCATACCAATTGGTCGTCTAAAACATAATTTGCATTATGACAGTCTAGACATCTATTTCTCAATTTATCAGGATCAATCTTGATTGGATGAGGAGGTTTTGTTGTTCCGTTTGCACCCAATACATAAGAATTTCCCTGCTCGTCCAAACGAACATGGCATACTGCGCAAGTAACTCCTTCTGCTTTCATTTTAGGATCAAAGTTAGGATTTGGTTCTTCTATAGGAGTCCTATAATCTCCGTTATTTAGATAATTAACCAAAGTTTCTCTTTGGTTCGCAACTGGAGTATGGCAGTTTAAACAAAGCCATCTAGGAGAAGAAGACTTAGAAAGTTCAGATTGGAATTGAAGATCAGAAAGTGCGTTTGCATGAGTGGATGTTTTCCATTCTGCATAAATTTCGATATGACATCTTCCACAATTCTCCGCTCTGACCTCTCCCACTCCAGCAAGAGGAGGAAGATGTGGTAAAGGTTTGGACCAAGGAGCCTGAGAAAACACCTCGTCCACGGGGATCGGTTGATCTTTCGGTTTAGTAAAAATACAATAGAATAAACTAATGGCAAAGGATAAAGATATAACCGCTAATATTAAACTTCTTCTTTTATTTAAGAACATTATAAAAATATTATCTAGTTACTAGGGGATGGTTTTGATCCCCTTTAGAAGACCATTCCCACATAGATCCTGCATAATTTTTTGCATTATAACCCAGGGAAACTAGAACAGATGTCATCCATCCAGATCTAACTCCTCCAGTGCAATAAGAGATCACAGTTTTATCTTTGGAAATCCCTAATTCGTATAATTTAGAAACAATTTTAGACTCACTTAATAGATATCCGTCCTTATCCAAAAATTGTTTGTAATAGATCCATTTTGCTCCAGGAAGATGGCCTCCTCTAGATTCTCCGTAAGGAGTTTGTCCTAAAAATTCCCTTTCTTCTCTGGTATCTATAAAGGCGAATTTTTTATCAGAAAGTTCTGTTTGGACCAATTTTGAATCTGCAGACCAATTTTTATTCTCAGCAGCTGAAATATTTATTTTAGAAAGAATTTCTGGGCGATTAGAAACAGGAGAATTCGAAGCCTTCTGCAAAGCGTTAACCCCTCCATCTACTATGAATGATTTAGAAAAACCTAATGTACGTAAGGACCAAACGATTCTGCCTTCTTCTCCCCATCCTCCTGTAGGATCTCCGAATACCAATACGATCTTGCTTGTATCCAAACCTTTTTTACGCAGGAGTTCCTTCGCTTCCGATGCCTGGACTAAATTTCCCTGGTTAGGAAATTCTTTTTGAGAGATCTCCTGCCAACCTAATGGAACAGATTTGGAGAATGTGGATACTTTGATACCTTCTCTTGCATCTACGAATACTGCGCCTTGTCCGTGCAGGTATAATGCCTCGGGTGCGCTGATAAACCATCCTCTGACTCCGGAAAGTTTTTCGGAGGCGAAAAGGGAGGAAGAGATTAGAAAGACTAAGGCAAAAGAGATTATGAGTTTCATTTGGGCTAACTTGAGAGAGGTTTCAAAATTCGTCAATAAGTAATACAAAAAATCCTATATAGCAGAATATTTTTAATATTACAGACAATTGTCCAGGATTTTAATGGTATTTAACGATGAAAAGGAAAATGGACCTTGGAATTCAGAAGAAATAAAGAAAGAAGAAGCTACATTTTGAATTTCACGAATCTGCTTTGGATTCTGGCTTCTTTGGCTTACCTATCTATTTTTCTCTTCTGGGAGATGAAGAACCAAGGAAGAAGTTTAACTGGAAATTTATATATTCTAGGTTTTTGCGGATTAAGTGTTGTTTATGGATTTCTATATTTTACTAAAACTTTCGAAACATCGGGAAGATTAAGTTTTGTTTTAGGACTTATCCTTCGCGTGATCTTGATCTTTTTTACTCCTATCTTTGAAGATGATTGGGCACGTTATCTTTGGGATGGATGGATCAGTTCCGAAAAGGGAAGTCCTTATGGGATCACTCCAGAATCTTTTTTTGGAGAATTAGATCCTACTAGAACTGAAATACTTTCTAGGATCAATCATCCTGACTGGCCTACCATTTATGGACCAGTGCTTGAGATCTATTTTTATCTCATTCATATTCTATTCCCTTGGAAACTTTGGGCTCTCAAACTTTTTCTTTTGGTTCCGGACATTCTACTATTCTTCTTGATCAAGACCAAATACGGAGCTCGGTCTTCTTCTTTATACTTTTGGAATCCAATTCTGATCAAAGAAGTCTTTTTAAATTCTCATCCGGATATTATAGGGATTTTTCTATTGTTTTATTCTTTTTATCTAGCGGAGAAGTCTAGGTTTCGTTTGGCCTTCTTTATTTGGGGGCTCAGTTTAGCTGTAAAAGGATTCGGAGTTTTACTTTTTCCTTTCTTATTGAGATCATATCGGAACAAAGATCAGAATTGGAAAAATGCGGGGATAGATGCGACCTTTTCACTTTTAGGAATAGTATTAGCATATTCTCCTTTTCTATTCTTTTCCAAAGAAACTGATTTTACCGCTCTAACTAGATTTATAGGAAGTTTTACATTTTTTCCTTTAGGTTATCATATTCTTTATTCGTTCTTTGGAGAATTCTCTCGGGCTTTTTGGGCGATCCCTGCACTTATCACTATATTATTCTTTTTGAATGAAAAATACTCTTTGGGTTTGAGAGATGAGGAGAAGTTAGGGATTGTATTCTTCTTATTCTTCTACTTTTCGCCTGTTGTAAATGCTTGGTATTTACTTTGGATGTTCCCATTTTTGCTTACAGGACCCAGAGTCTTTTGGCCGTCTTGGATACTTTTGTTCTTGGGACAGATATCTTATTTAAACTACGCGAACCTGGGAGATTGGAAGTCCGTATTAGAAAAAGGTTATTATGCGCATCCTGAATGGCTCTTAACTTTGATCAGTTTAAGCTTCTTTCCGATTCTTCTTATCTGGTACAGGAACCGCTTTTCTTCTAAAATCACCAATTCCCTTGAAAAACCATCTCTTTTGAGCTAAATCAGATTTTTTTCTTTTTTGGAAGAATTTTGATTGTTATTTTGGATAGTATTTCCAATAAGTTGGATAAAATATTATTATAACTGTTCGGAATAAACATAATTCCGGTCCAGTGAGGAGAACCGAGTATGCCAACGATCGATCCGATTGAAAGAGGTCTGATCCAATCTATTGGGACCTTGGTTCGTAAGAGAAGACAAGAGTTAGGTCTTTCTCTTGGAAAGCTTGCAGAATTATCTCAGGTGAGTAGAGGAATGTTAAGCCTCGTGGAATCTGGAAAAGCTGCACCTTCTATCGCTTTATTATGGAAAATTTCAAAGGCAATCCGTTTGCCTTTGTCCAGTCTCATGGAATTTTCTAAGGAAGAGTTTCCTAAAATTTTCAGGAAAGAAGACTCCAGTGAAAATTCTGTAGAAGAGAATCAGTATGTGATCCGTCCTCTTCTTCATGAAGAAACTAGATTTCAAACTAGGCTATTTGAGATCAGACTTCTTTCTGGAGTTGCTAAAACTTTTATTACAAAAGTACAATCCAAACAAAGACAGAATTTGTTCCTACAATCTGGTGCGCTTCGTTTGAAAGTGGGTGGTAAATGGTTCGATTTGCAAGAAGGAGACAGTATGACCTTCTTAGGAAAGGATCTGCAAGAACTTGCAAATTTAGGGGAGAAGGACTCGTATCTGATCTGGTCATCCTCTCTTTCTGATGATTGAAATAGATCTGTATTTTGAGTTTTGTTAATTGCAATTCCTGAGGGTCTTTAGAGTATAATCCGGACTTTTCATCAAATGAAAAGTTTTTGGTTAGATGAAAGTTTTCGAGAAGATCCAAAAAAGTTTCTCCAAACGAAAAAAACTAATATTGTCCATTCTCATCGGACTTGTTTCTATTTTTTTCTTAAAGGAAGCTTCTTATTTTTTATACAAAACTTCTACTGAGTCTCAGGTAATCAATTCAGGGTTTTATTATCTTTCTAAGTCGGATCTTTCTAAAGAATACGATTCTGATTCTTTTTTATTTCCTTATCATTTAAGATTTTTCAAAATAGATCTTTCTCCGGAACAATTTAAAAGATATTGTAAGTTTTTATTATATATTATTTCCGCAGTTTTGATCTCGTACGCTTCCTATTTCAGAGGTGCCTTTACTGGGATATTTTTAGGTCTATTTTTACTTCTTTCTCCAATTTATCTGATCCAAGGCAGTTGGATCGGATTTCCGGACCATCTTACATTCTTCTGGTCTATATTGTTGATTTTGTTTTTAGATCTTAGGGAACAGGACAGGGAGAAGAAGGTTTATTTATACGTTCTATTCATCCTTTTTATTTTAGGATCTTGGACCCATTTTTATCAGTTCCTGATCATTTCCTTTTTAGTTTTGTTTTTGTATTTCTGGGAGAAGAAAGAGATCGATCGGGATATTCTGAAAATCTTTTTGGTCGGGATGTTTGTAGGGAGAGCTTCTTCTTTTCTGATCTTTTATCTGAATGGAATAGAATGGAACGAAAGAAGATTGGATACTGCCCAGTCTTTAGGTTTCTGGCGCTGGTATTCCATGCATAAGAAACATGTTCTTCTTACCTTATTATCTTTTTGGAACGGTTTGGTGTTCTTGTTCTTGGAAAATCTGATCCGTAAAAAGATCTCTCTATTGCTTATCTTTTTCGGAGTCTTGCTGATTACTTTTTTTACCGGGGACACGACTAGAGTGTTTTCTCACTTATTCTATCCGGCTTGGATAGCCCTCTGGCTCATCCGTTCTCGAAATGGATTTTCTAAGCAGGAAAAATGGATCTTAAGTCTGGGACTCGTCCTGGCATTGGCCTATCTTTTGGTTTTTGATCCTTTTTATAAATGGGGAGCGGATTTGATCTATCTGCGGGCACCGGTTTCTTTTTAAGAAAAATCACTTTATAAAAAGGTAATTTTTCTTTTTTGAATATTCCGCTTTAACGGAAAATAACGCCTCCTACGTTCACAAAAAACATTTTCTATAGTCATTTTGTTTCCGAATTTTTAGAGTTCGCTCCGTTTTGTTTAAAAAAT
Proteins encoded in this window:
- a CDS encoding multiheme c-type cytochrome, with the protein product MFLNKRRSLILAVISLSFAISLFYCIFTKPKDQPIPVDEVFSQAPWSKPLPHLPPLAGVGEVRAENCGRCHIEIYAEWKTSTHANALSDLQFQSELSKSSSPRWLCLNCHTPVANQRETLVNYLNNGDYRTPIEEPNPNFDPKMKAEGVTCAVCHVRLDEQGNSYVLGANGTTKPPHPIKIDPDKLRNRCLDCHNANYVLDDQLVCAFKTGNELEQKGNSHGKIACGSCHMGELQRKLVKPELNTPIRTSHKHSFIGGGVPKKFELYEKQIPGGYRTGLKIAPLQLKKNGNDLEYLVSLTNEKAAHNIPTGDPERFILLKISVLDPKGKSLAAKEIKFGQEWEWYPKARLVADTRILPGETKVWKDQFTGIEKGASKIVFEIYHTRLKESNAEHMRKNSENVHLDIRKKISEIENFYPFSSIVHKEDIDLNSGKTKIYSPEELFRISKNRRGE
- a CDS encoding helix-turn-helix domain-containing protein, giving the protein MPTIDPIERGLIQSIGTLVRKRRQELGLSLGKLAELSQVSRGMLSLVESGKAAPSIALLWKISKAIRLPLSSLMEFSKEEFPKIFRKEDSSENSVEENQYVIRPLLHEETRFQTRLFEIRLLSGVAKTFITKVQSKQRQNLFLQSGALRLKVGGKWFDLQEGDSMTFLGKDLQELANLGEKDSYLIWSSSLSDD
- a CDS encoding glycosyltransferase family 2 protein, which codes for MSTAPWANSRFLIPALNEEESLPKVLDSLFGFGILPRQILILDNGSKDLTPQIAIDAGVVLVQEPKRGYGAACLAGIHYLQERKISPEFIVFMDADGSDDLNNLKDLFSAFSKDPNTNFVIGSRTLGNAEPGSLSFLQIFGNWLSCFLIRIFYGVKFTDLGPFRVLRWQSLLDLDLQDPTWGWNLEMQIKAIRNKFKIQEIPVHYGKRKGGKSKISGNLIGSFKAGVKILYIFFKLTFFSNRSR
- a CDS encoding sulfurtransferase, with the translated sequence MKLIISFALVFLISSSLFASEKLSGVRGWFISAPEALYLHGQGAVFVDAREGIKVSTFSKSVPLGWQEISQKEFPNQGNLVQASEAKELLRKKGLDTSKIVLVFGDPTGGWGEEGRIVWSLRTLGFSKSFIVDGGVNALQKASNSPVSNRPEILSKINISAAENKNWSADSKLVQTELSDKKFAFIDTREEREFLGQTPYGESRGGHLPGAKWIYYKQFLDKDGYLLSESKIVSKLYELGISKDKTVISYCTGGVRSGWMTSVLVSLGYNAKNYAGSMWEWSSKGDQNHPLVTR